A genomic window from Klebsiella quasipneumoniae subsp. quasipneumoniae includes:
- a CDS encoding IS481-like element ISKpn28 family transposase: protein MLMQHIGVGYFGYYRATAYAMKHSLMPEIAKLRMKALNFWDKHGIRAAADAFDVSTRTLYWWRRLLRTGGPEALIPRSKAPLVRRSRHWHPDVLKEIRRLRTELPNLGKEQIFVRLKPWCEARHFTCPSTSTIGRIIAGAHDKMRMIPVRLSARGKARLIKKRSVKPRRPKQYRPVKTGELIGMDAIELRMGDLRRYIITMIDEHSDYALALAVPSLNSDITSHFFSKATKLFPVAIRQVVTDNGKEFLGNFDKTLQEASIKHIWTYPYTPKMNATCERFNRTLREQFIEFNELLLFEDLNLFNQRMAEYLVLYNSKRPHKSLELMTPVDYILRESKNCNMWWTHTPC from the coding sequence ATGTTGATGCAGCATATCGGTGTCGGCTATTTTGGGTATTACCGAGCAACTGCTTATGCGATGAAACACTCTCTTATGCCCGAGATTGCGAAGTTAAGAATGAAGGCTCTGAACTTCTGGGATAAGCACGGGATCCGTGCCGCAGCTGATGCTTTTGACGTATCAACGCGAACACTCTACTGGTGGCGCCGGTTACTGCGCACCGGTGGTCCAGAAGCACTAATTCCAAGAAGCAAAGCCCCTCTGGTTCGCCGTTCAAGGCACTGGCATCCTGATGTACTCAAGGAGATCAGGCGTCTGAGAACTGAGTTACCCAATCTCGGCAAAGAGCAGATTTTTGTCAGGCTGAAACCATGGTGTGAAGCGCGGCATTTTACCTGTCCCAGCACGTCAACCATTGGAAGAATCATTGCTGGTGCTCACGATAAAATGCGGATGATCCCCGTACGCCTCAGCGCCAGGGGCAAAGCCCGGTTGATAAAAAAACGCTCAGTGAAGCCCAGAAGACCAAAACAATACCGCCCGGTAAAAACAGGCGAACTCATAGGGATGGACGCGATTGAACTCAGGATGGGGGACCTACGCCGCTATATCATTACCATGATCGACGAGCACAGCGACTATGCGCTGGCCCTGGCGGTCCCTTCACTCAACAGCGATATTACCAGCCATTTCTTCAGCAAGGCCACAAAGCTCTTTCCTGTCGCTATCAGACAAGTTGTCACTGACAACGGTAAGGAGTTCCTCGGTAACTTTGATAAAACGCTACAGGAAGCCTCGATTAAACACATCTGGACCTATCCGTACACACCGAAAATGAATGCGACCTGTGAGCGATTTAACCGGACACTTAGAGAACAATTTATTGAATTCAATGAATTGTTGCTTTTTGAGGACCTGAATTTGTTTAATCAAAGAATGGCTGAATATCTGGTGCTGTATAACAGCAAAAGGCCACATAAATCACTCGAACTGATGACGCCAGTGGACTATATTTTACGTGAGAGTAAAAATTGCAATATGTGGTGGACCCATACACCGTGTTGA